The Urbifossiella limnaea genome has a window encoding:
- a CDS encoding type II secretion system protein, whose translation MLTTAARRARPGFTLVELLVAAAVCVLIMAVMATAFSLGIDTVRHMKSSGDMMDQLRGAGVALKTDLAANHLLDADGTPKKLSSIRADQTKIKDNGTGVTPRYTFENGYEWKCPTNGFFRICSTPITYQTDASGNPLPDADQLSAGTGVATTHYLHFTSILSGNSDDEYFRAAVPANGQTYHSIAAEVAWFLEPMGASVGGGPTLHRLIRRQRLAALSDTDRRDRPWPNIPDEAVLSLRRPNQTTTYLSTLAELTNPSNRLGGTKWTSATNQVGPGYAFQGTPPQDDILAPMASRPGEDTVLSNVISFEVQVHWTPSSFTKADNDLLPYGPTDPTVKPNRYPDDFNPTPAKGETRKTDHPFDTLPRVLPTWTNGGLAGTHTYDSWTNDPSLDWTTNYDPATPDAKRPPLVITVRAVQVRIRVWDQKMQAGRQITFVQDL comes from the coding sequence ATGCTGACCACCGCCGCCCGCCGTGCCCGCCCCGGCTTCACCCTGGTGGAGTTGCTGGTCGCCGCCGCCGTGTGCGTGCTCATCATGGCCGTGATGGCGACCGCCTTTTCGCTCGGCATCGACACCGTCCGGCACATGAAGAGTTCCGGCGACATGATGGACCAACTCCGCGGCGCCGGCGTGGCCCTGAAGACCGACCTGGCCGCCAACCACCTGCTCGACGCAGACGGTACGCCGAAGAAGCTCAGTAGCATCCGGGCCGACCAGACGAAGATTAAGGACAACGGCACCGGCGTGACGCCGCGCTACACCTTCGAGAACGGATACGAGTGGAAGTGCCCGACGAACGGCTTCTTCCGCATCTGCAGCACGCCGATCACGTACCAGACAGACGCCTCGGGGAACCCGCTGCCCGACGCGGATCAGCTCAGTGCCGGCACGGGCGTGGCCACCACGCACTACCTGCACTTCACGAGCATCCTGAGCGGCAACTCGGACGACGAGTACTTCCGCGCGGCGGTGCCGGCGAACGGCCAGACGTACCACTCGATCGCGGCCGAGGTGGCGTGGTTCCTGGAGCCTATGGGCGCGAGCGTCGGCGGCGGCCCGACCCTCCACCGCCTGATCCGGCGGCAGCGGCTGGCCGCACTCAGCGACACCGACCGCCGCGACCGCCCGTGGCCGAACATCCCCGACGAGGCGGTCCTGAGCCTCCGCCGCCCGAACCAGACGACGACGTACCTCAGCACGCTGGCCGAGCTGACGAACCCGTCGAACCGGCTCGGCGGTACCAAGTGGACGTCGGCGACGAACCAGGTCGGCCCGGGGTACGCGTTCCAGGGCACGCCGCCACAGGATGACATCCTGGCGCCAATGGCGTCGCGGCCCGGCGAGGACACGGTGCTGTCGAACGTCATCTCGTTCGAGGTGCAGGTTCACTGGACGCCGTCGAGCTTCACCAAGGCGGACAACGACCTGCTGCCGTACGGGCCGACCGACCCGACCGTGAAGCCGAACCGCTACCCGGACGACTTCAACCCGACGCCCGCGAAGGGCGAGACGCGGAAGACCGACCACCCGTTCGACACGCTGCCGCGAGTGCTGCCGACGTGGACGAACGGCGGGCTGGCCGGGACTCACACCTACGACAGCTGGACCAACGACCCCAGCCTGGACTGGACAACGAATTACGACCCGGCCACGCCGGACGCGAAGCGGCCGCCGCTGGTCATCACCGTGCGGGCCGTACAGGTCCGCATCCGGGTGTGGGACCAGAAAATGCAGGCCGGCCGTCAGATCACGTTCGTCCAGGACCTGTAA
- a CDS encoding isoaspartyl peptidase/L-asparaginase, producing the protein MPTIIATWPFGKLAVETGLARLIKGEAALDAALAGAQAVEDDTASRTSVGFGSLPDRIGRLTLDACVMDGRTLSCGAVAGLEHVRHPAAVARRVMEKTPHILLVGEGAKWFALQEGFPLEYPYTVAAMREWEEKHPNRRPAPPPPKKDGPAPPQQVDEGNHDTVTVLAHDQRGNLGGVCTTSGLAYKLPGRVGDSPIIGAGLYVDDQAGAAGATGVGEEIIRIGGSLFVVEQMRSGKSAQEACELACRRVNAAAARRGVHPAQVAFLALDRQGVPGAACTSRADFVYAVGRDGRVEMLRAKEVPPTA; encoded by the coding sequence ATGCCCACCATCATCGCCACCTGGCCCTTCGGGAAATTGGCCGTCGAGACGGGACTCGCCCGGCTCATCAAAGGGGAGGCTGCACTCGATGCCGCCCTCGCCGGGGCGCAGGCCGTCGAGGACGACACCGCCAGCCGCACGTCCGTCGGCTTCGGCAGCCTCCCGGACCGCATCGGCCGGCTGACGCTCGACGCCTGTGTGATGGACGGCCGCACCCTGTCGTGCGGCGCCGTCGCCGGGCTCGAACACGTCCGCCACCCGGCCGCGGTCGCCCGCCGCGTCATGGAGAAGACGCCGCACATCCTCCTCGTCGGCGAGGGGGCGAAGTGGTTCGCGCTGCAGGAGGGGTTCCCGCTGGAGTACCCGTACACCGTGGCCGCGATGCGCGAGTGGGAGGAGAAGCACCCGAACCGCCGGCCCGCGCCCCCGCCCCCGAAGAAGGACGGCCCCGCCCCCCCGCAGCAGGTGGACGAGGGGAATCACGACACCGTGACGGTGCTGGCACACGACCAGCGCGGCAACCTCGGCGGCGTGTGCACCACCAGCGGCCTGGCCTATAAGTTGCCGGGCCGCGTGGGGGATTCCCCGATCATCGGGGCCGGGCTGTACGTCGACGACCAGGCCGGCGCCGCGGGCGCGACCGGCGTCGGCGAAGAGATCATCCGCATCGGCGGCAGCCTGTTCGTGGTCGAGCAGATGCGGTCCGGGAAGTCGGCGCAGGAGGCGTGTGAGCTGGCCTGCCGGCGCGTCAACGCCGCCGCCGCCCGCCGCGGTGTGCACCCGGCGCAGGTAGCGTTCCTGGCGCTGGACCGGCAGGGCGTGCCGGGGGCGGCGTGTACCAGCCGCGCCGACTTCGTGTACGCCGTAGGCCGCGACGGCCGCGTGGAGATGCTGCGGGCGAAGGAAGTGCCGCCGACCGCTTAA
- a CDS encoding glycine-rich domain-containing protein, with product MTPDRAALLARVEAFDIGGPTNPALPFAARLAREHGWSRPYEDRVLHEYKRFAFLAAAGFGPVCPSEDVDAAWHLHLTYIRSYWTRFCGEVH from the coding sequence ATGACGCCAGACCGTGCCGCGCTCCTCGCTCGGGTCGAAGCCTTTGACATCGGCGGCCCGACTAACCCTGCCCTCCCCTTCGCTGCACGGCTGGCGCGCGAGCACGGCTGGAGCCGGCCCTACGAAGACCGCGTGCTCCACGAATACAAGCGGTTCGCGTTCCTAGCCGCGGCCGGGTTCGGGCCGGTGTGCCCGTCCGAGGACGTTGACGCGGCGTGGCACCTCCACCTGACCTACATCCGCAGTTACTGGACGCGGTTCTGCGGCGAGGTGCACTGA
- a CDS encoding Mov34/MPN/PAD-1 family protein, with product MSPLRIPAEVLAAVVAHARAEAPYECCGLLAGSPDGRVGLHFPIRNDLASPTEYLTNAHDLLAAAKAVRSAGAEVLAIYHSHPTSAPVPSTRDVAGNHWGDSVVHLIVGLAGPEPDLRAWHITEGGYEQAEWILAGR from the coding sequence GTGTCGCCGCTCCGCATTCCCGCCGAGGTTCTCGCCGCCGTCGTGGCGCACGCCCGCGCCGAGGCGCCGTACGAGTGCTGCGGCCTTCTCGCCGGCTCGCCCGATGGTCGCGTCGGGCTGCACTTCCCGATCCGCAACGACCTCGCCAGCCCAACCGAGTATTTGACGAACGCCCACGACCTGCTCGCGGCGGCGAAGGCCGTCCGCTCGGCGGGGGCCGAGGTGCTGGCGATCTACCACTCGCACCCGACTTCCGCCCCGGTCCCGAGCACGAGAGACGTGGCCGGTAACCACTGGGGCGACTCCGTCGTCCACCTGATCGTCGGCCTCGCCGGCCCGGAGCCGGACCTTCGGGCTTGGCACATCACCGAGGGCGGGTACGAACAGGCCGAGTGGATTCTTGCCGGCCGGTGA
- a CDS encoding 4Fe-4S dicluster domain-containing protein, with product MPHVVTANCNDCKYTDCCVVCPVECFYQDEKMLYIDPADCIDCEACVPECPVEAIYSEPNVPGQWQSYIQLNADKSAALKGSGGHITEKADPLEGPDCSAKK from the coding sequence GTGCCGCACGTCGTCACCGCCAACTGCAACGACTGCAAGTACACCGACTGCTGCGTCGTCTGTCCGGTGGAGTGCTTCTACCAGGACGAGAAGATGCTCTACATCGACCCGGCGGACTGCATCGACTGCGAGGCGTGCGTCCCCGAGTGCCCGGTCGAGGCCATCTACTCCGAGCCGAACGTGCCCGGGCAGTGGCAGAGCTACATCCAGCTGAACGCCGACAAGAGCGCCGCCCTCAAGGGCTCCGGCGGCCACATCACCGAGAAGGCCGACCCGCTCGAGGGGCCGGACTGCTCGGCGAAGAAGTAG
- the hemH gene encoding ferrochelatase — protein MTGLLLVQLGTPDAPTYRGLFPYLRQFLSDRRVIEVPRPVWVPLLYGFILPFRSGASAAKYRRIWSPDTGSPLMHYTTRQAALLQEHFPDTPVRFGMMVGNPSVRDAVRQMIESGVDRLVALPMFPQYSATTSASATDALFGALMKERRVPAVRVVPPYYDHPAYVDAVVTNLRDDIAGLGWEPEHVVISFHGIPQKYAQKGDPYATHVVRTTQALVKRMGWSRSYWTQTYQSRFGKSPWLKPYTDDVLERLAKRGVRRVYVLLPGFTADCLETIDEIGHESREVFLHAGGEMLHNGRCLNDHPRWIEAMARIVRDEAAGWM, from the coding sequence ATGACTGGCCTCCTCCTCGTCCAGCTCGGCACCCCGGACGCCCCCACCTACCGCGGGCTGTTCCCGTACCTCCGCCAGTTCCTCTCCGACCGCCGCGTCATCGAGGTGCCGCGGCCGGTGTGGGTCCCGCTGCTGTACGGGTTCATCCTGCCGTTCCGCAGCGGAGCCTCGGCCGCGAAGTACCGCCGCATCTGGAGCCCCGACACCGGCTCGCCGTTGATGCACTACACGACCCGCCAGGCGGCGTTACTGCAGGAACACTTTCCCGACACGCCTGTCCGCTTCGGCATGATGGTCGGCAACCCGTCGGTCCGCGATGCGGTGAGGCAGATGATCGAGTCCGGGGTGGATCGGCTCGTGGCGCTGCCGATGTTCCCGCAGTACTCGGCGACCACGTCCGCCAGCGCGACCGACGCCCTTTTCGGGGCGTTGATGAAGGAGCGCCGCGTACCCGCGGTCCGTGTCGTGCCGCCGTACTACGACCACCCGGCGTACGTCGACGCAGTCGTCACGAACCTCCGCGACGACATCGCCGGCCTCGGCTGGGAGCCGGAGCACGTCGTCATCAGCTTCCACGGCATTCCGCAGAAGTACGCCCAAAAGGGCGACCCGTACGCGACGCACGTCGTTCGCACGACACAGGCGCTGGTGAAGCGGATGGGCTGGTCGCGGAGCTACTGGACGCAGACGTACCAGTCGCGATTCGGCAAGTCTCCGTGGCTCAAGCCCTACACGGACGACGTACTCGAACGCCTGGCCAAGCGGGGTGTGCGGCGCGTCTACGTGCTGCTGCCCGGGTTCACGGCCGACTGCCTGGAAACGATCGACGAGATTGGGCACGAGAGCCGCGAGGTCTTCCTCCACGCGGGCGGCGAGATGCTGCACAACGGCCGCTGCCTCAACGACCACCCGCGCTGGATTGAGGCGATGGCCCGAATCGTCCGCGACGAAGCGGCCGGCTGGATGTGA
- a CDS encoding vWA domain-containing protein: MRVRSRASWAVAASVAIHATIVALVSFSTPGELPPTARPALDTCVRIGAEPIPEVPVQVQMTVLADAELVAPVEVPTIAESQDVPVAKEGISTRCAPRMTYVPSALPDSVLAHVRRVAPAPGPISDPGVRPAAAVTRPVHGTLTAGQRVVYLLDASGSMGEWGKFSAARDVLAATTAAQPATVDVKVVVYAASAEVVTLTRLATCSPAGRGDHLAGLRLALDQMPDFVVWFTDAYDLPTAAVRTQLRRVRKPVTLVTARVGPNGVAAPVEFR, translated from the coding sequence ATGCGTGTGCGAAGCCGGGCAAGTTGGGCGGTAGCCGCGTCGGTCGCGATACACGCCACGATCGTCGCCCTTGTGTCGTTCTCGACACCGGGCGAGCTTCCGCCGACTGCGCGGCCGGCTCTCGACACGTGTGTGCGGATCGGCGCCGAGCCGATCCCCGAGGTGCCGGTTCAGGTGCAAATGACGGTGCTGGCGGACGCCGAGTTGGTAGCACCGGTCGAGGTGCCCACGATTGCCGAGTCGCAAGATGTACCCGTTGCCAAGGAAGGTATATCTACCCGCTGTGCTCCGCGCATGACGTACGTGCCGTCGGCGCTGCCGGACTCCGTGCTGGCGCACGTTCGCCGCGTCGCTCCCGCTCCGGGACCGATCTCAGACCCGGGTGTTCGACCCGCGGCGGCCGTCACCCGACCGGTTCACGGCACGCTGACCGCGGGCCAGCGTGTCGTCTACCTCCTCGATGCGTCCGGCAGCATGGGCGAGTGGGGGAAGTTCAGCGCGGCCCGTGACGTACTCGCCGCAACTACCGCGGCTCAACCAGCGACTGTGGACGTGAAAGTTGTGGTCTACGCCGCGAGTGCTGAGGTCGTTACGCTTACCCGGCTCGCGACCTGCTCACCGGCTGGAAGGGGTGACCACCTCGCCGGATTGCGACTCGCCCTCGACCAGATGCCGGATTTCGTCGTTTGGTTCACCGACGCCTACGACCTACCGACGGCTGCGGTCCGCACCCAGTTGCGGCGGGTGAGGAAGCCGGTGACGCTTGTCACGGCACGAGTCGGGCCGAACGGCGTCGCTGCTCCCGTCGAGTTCCGCTGA
- a CDS encoding serine/threonine-protein kinase, with translation MDLPNAGMVVGEFELCLELGRGAFGRVFLADQKGLNRRVALKVSLGREMTAEEGKSLGGLEHDHIVKVYSSFAPPGTNWHCLCLQYVPGTDLRGVITRLHRDGAPLSGQDILDAVDDAGRKDAGFDPAALRDREALSADDFAQAVCRLGGRLAEALAFAHGRGVLHCDVKPANILVTPYGRPMLADFNVAFDRAKVGRGVGGTEAYMAPEHLAASEAGAAGTVDERCDIFSLGVVLHELATGLRPDQQPATDALAALPQEVAQVIRCCLEPDPAARYSSAGALAGALAGAWHLLAARRAMPKPGQFGRWVVANPVWALALAGLVPHLAGSVVNISYNAVQIDLTKPQEAAFNALVIGYNAVVYPACAAYLFLLLRRIGNGIRALPASRVAAADGLRRRCRHLGWVAIGLGCVGWFPGAVLFPLGIDLATRGTAPIEPDKRLALYGHFAVSFVLSGLIGIVFSFLSVMYVLLRAVFPIAGNPDTYRPGQVGAELRPLAWWFGPFVLLASAVPLTGAMMLVSLSDDRMTLAFRLLVVGLIGFGVVAVGMAERLTRRIARLAAVWEVETDPETPAQVPWDSRRSSTAVRAAPRQ, from the coding sequence GTGGACCTTCCGAACGCCGGGATGGTGGTCGGCGAGTTCGAACTGTGCCTGGAACTCGGCCGCGGGGCATTCGGGCGCGTGTTCCTGGCCGACCAGAAGGGGCTGAACCGTCGCGTGGCGCTGAAGGTGTCGCTCGGCCGCGAGATGACGGCCGAAGAGGGGAAGTCGCTCGGCGGCCTCGAGCACGACCACATCGTCAAGGTGTACTCGTCGTTCGCACCACCCGGCACCAACTGGCACTGTCTGTGTCTGCAGTACGTGCCCGGTACCGACCTCCGTGGCGTCATCACACGCCTGCACCGTGACGGGGCTCCGCTCTCGGGGCAGGACATTCTCGATGCCGTAGACGATGCGGGACGGAAAGACGCGGGGTTCGATCCGGCCGCACTCCGGGACCGCGAGGCGCTGTCGGCCGACGACTTCGCACAGGCCGTGTGTCGCCTCGGCGGCCGGCTCGCGGAGGCGCTGGCGTTTGCCCACGGCCGCGGAGTATTGCACTGCGACGTGAAGCCGGCGAACATCCTCGTCACGCCCTACGGCCGGCCGATGCTCGCCGACTTCAACGTCGCCTTCGACCGGGCGAAAGTCGGCCGCGGTGTCGGCGGGACGGAGGCGTACATGGCCCCCGAGCACCTCGCCGCGTCCGAGGCCGGCGCCGCCGGCACGGTCGACGAGCGGTGCGACATCTTTTCACTCGGCGTCGTGCTGCACGAACTGGCGACCGGTTTGCGTCCCGACCAGCAGCCTGCTACCGACGCCCTCGCCGCCCTTCCCCAAGAAGTCGCTCAGGTGATCCGCTGTTGCCTGGAGCCCGACCCGGCGGCGCGGTACTCCAGTGCCGGCGCGCTGGCCGGAGCCCTCGCGGGGGCATGGCACCTGCTCGCGGCGCGGCGGGCGATGCCGAAGCCCGGTCAGTTCGGCCGCTGGGTCGTAGCCAACCCGGTGTGGGCGCTGGCCCTCGCCGGCCTGGTGCCGCACCTCGCGGGGTCGGTCGTGAACATCAGCTACAACGCGGTTCAGATTGACCTGACGAAGCCGCAGGAAGCCGCATTCAACGCACTCGTTATAGGGTACAACGCCGTCGTCTACCCGGCGTGTGCGGCGTACCTGTTCCTGCTCTTGCGCCGCATCGGCAATGGCATCCGGGCGCTACCTGCGTCTCGCGTCGCGGCAGCCGACGGGCTCCGCCGGCGCTGCCGACACCTCGGCTGGGTGGCAATCGGCCTCGGCTGCGTCGGCTGGTTTCCGGGGGCCGTCCTCTTCCCCCTCGGCATCGATCTGGCGACCAGGGGCACAGCACCGATCGAGCCGGACAAGCGACTCGCTCTCTACGGTCACTTCGCCGTTTCGTTCGTGCTGTCCGGGCTGATCGGCATTGTGTTCAGCTTTCTCAGCGTGATGTACGTGCTACTCCGGGCCGTGTTCCCGATCGCGGGTAACCCGGACACGTATCGCCCCGGTCAGGTCGGCGCCGAACTCCGGCCACTGGCCTGGTGGTTTGGTCCGTTCGTCCTACTGGCTAGCGCCGTGCCGCTGACCGGGGCGATGATGCTCGTCAGCCTCAGTGACGACCGGATGACTCTGGCGTTCCGCCTACTCGTGGTCGGGCTGATCGGCTTCGGTGTCGTCGCGGTCGGGATGGCCGAGCGGTTGACGCGCCGCATCGCCCGCCTGGCCGCGGTATGGGAGGTGGAGACGGACCCGGAAACGCCTGCTCAGGTGCCGTGGGACTCGCGGCGGTCGAGCACAGCGGTCCGCGCCGCACCGCGTCAGTAG
- a CDS encoding ABC transporter permease, producing MTQYPDAIRTVRWMVRDTFRQSVATKLFWAMLGLTLLCAAFCFSLTVEAATERPRHPAELPTYLPKGEKTPEVVAEGVRVADGKVTLGFGLFEYPITKNKSDAVRVILVWLAGIVADTVGVLLALLWTAGFLPTFLEPAAVTVLLAKPAPRWAVLAGKYIGVVLFVALQSTMFVGATWLATGAATGVWEGTYWVAVPLLVVNFAVFYAVSALLAVCTRSTVVSVFGTLLFWLLCWAMNFTHHKLASDPVPGSTRAASVLVQAGYWTLPKPLDMGGIFFDAMKAEEYASPIPELAAAKARGTYHPEMAVLTSLVFAAAALAVAGYEFRHMDY from the coding sequence GTGACCCAGTACCCGGACGCGATCCGCACCGTCCGCTGGATGGTCCGAGACACCTTTCGCCAGTCGGTCGCTACGAAGCTGTTCTGGGCCATGCTCGGCCTCACGCTGTTGTGCGCGGCCTTCTGCTTCAGTCTCACCGTCGAGGCGGCCACGGAACGACCCCGCCATCCGGCCGAGTTGCCGACGTACCTGCCGAAAGGGGAGAAGACACCCGAGGTGGTCGCCGAGGGGGTCCGCGTCGCGGACGGCAAGGTGACGCTCGGATTCGGCCTGTTCGAGTACCCGATCACGAAGAACAAGTCCGACGCGGTCCGCGTGATCCTCGTGTGGCTCGCCGGAATTGTAGCCGACACCGTCGGCGTACTGCTGGCGCTGCTGTGGACGGCGGGCTTTCTGCCCACGTTCCTCGAACCCGCGGCGGTTACCGTCCTCCTCGCCAAGCCGGCCCCGCGCTGGGCGGTGCTGGCCGGCAAGTACATCGGGGTGGTGCTGTTCGTCGCGCTGCAGTCGACGATGTTCGTCGGGGCGACGTGGCTCGCCACCGGCGCGGCGACGGGCGTCTGGGAGGGCACGTACTGGGTCGCGGTTCCGCTCCTGGTCGTGAACTTTGCCGTGTTTTACGCCGTCAGCGCACTGCTGGCTGTCTGTACCCGGAGTACCGTCGTCAGCGTCTTCGGCACGCTCCTGTTCTGGCTCCTCTGCTGGGCGATGAACTTCACCCACCACAAACTCGCGTCCGACCCGGTGCCCGGCTCGACGCGGGCCGCGAGCGTTCTGGTTCAAGCCGGGTACTGGACGCTGCCGAAACCGCTGGACATGGGCGGTATTTTCTTCGACGCGATGAAGGCCGAGGAGTACGCCAGCCCGATCCCGGAACTGGCTGCGGCGAAGGCCCGCGGTACATATCACCCGGAGATGGCAGTCCTCACCTCGCTGGTGTTTGCTGCAGCCGCCCTGGCGGTCGCCGGGTATGAGTTCCGGCACATGGACTACTGA
- a CDS encoding ABC transporter ATP-binding protein, which produces MTTAATFEKVEKTYKTGPFGRGGVAAVRGVTLTVPAGGVFGLLGPNRAGKTTLVKLLLSLSAPTAGTVTRLGQPLDHRGTLGRVGYMHENHAFPRYLTAAELLAFYGGLSGVPSAELDGRVENLLARVGLADRKSEPIARFSKGMVQRLGLAQALVNDPDLLVLDEPTEGLDLGGRQLLREVVREFKSAGKTVLLVSHVLPEVQELCDRIAVLVAGRVVHEGPLSELLKDAKVGKDRALEGALRPLYEQHDKGGAA; this is translated from the coding sequence TTGACAACCGCCGCCACCTTCGAAAAGGTCGAGAAGACGTACAAGACCGGCCCGTTCGGCCGTGGCGGTGTGGCGGCCGTCCGCGGAGTCACACTGACAGTTCCCGCCGGCGGCGTCTTCGGCCTCCTCGGCCCGAACCGCGCGGGGAAAACGACCCTCGTCAAGCTGCTGTTGTCGCTGTCCGCACCGACCGCGGGCACGGTGACGAGGCTCGGGCAGCCACTCGACCACCGCGGCACGCTCGGGCGCGTCGGCTACATGCACGAGAATCACGCCTTCCCGCGCTACCTGACCGCGGCCGAATTGCTGGCGTTCTACGGCGGGCTGTCGGGCGTCCCGTCCGCCGAACTGGACGGCCGGGTCGAGAATCTGCTGGCGCGGGTCGGTCTCGCGGACCGGAAGTCCGAGCCAATCGCCCGGTTCAGCAAGGGGATGGTTCAGCGGCTCGGGTTGGCCCAGGCGCTCGTCAACGACCCCGACCTGCTCGTCCTCGACGAGCCGACTGAGGGGCTCGACCTGGGAGGCCGGCAACTCCTCCGCGAAGTCGTCCGCGAGTTCAAGTCCGCCGGGAAGACGGTGTTGTTGGTGTCGCACGTCCTCCCTGAAGTGCAGGAATTGTGCGACCGAATCGCGGTCCTTGTCGCTGGCAGAGTCGTCCACGAAGGGCCGCTGTCAGAGTTGCTGAAGGACGCGAAGGTGGGGAAGGACCGGGCGCTCGAAGGGGCGCTGCGGCCGCTGTACGAGCAGCACGACAAGGGGGGAGCGGCGTGA